The Rhodopirellula halodulae genome has a segment encoding these proteins:
- a CDS encoding DUF1559 domain-containing protein: MRTQRKLGFTLVELLVVIAIIGVLVGLLLPAVQAAREAARRMSCSNNFKQIGLAIHNYHSAYNRIPANGIGTVSNPSSGSAWWNSNVAANNRRLSTLVGILPFIEQQGLWEQISNPMDIDNDGVIDFQAMGPTPDNIDYTPWATELPAYRCPSDPGVGLPALGRSNYAACLGDGSWETMVGPWDGDLLEPVSNYRFTRAQAGHRGFFRPRDARGRFRDILDGLSNTIAMGEIASYLGDRDARLSLPNDGGTLGGNGAANAAIRDNPGVCDTFVDPERPSTWLNGASRETRARGFRWADFKQIFNGCFTILPPNDIYCARNNGDDLSSTAPMSSRHQGGVHVLMGDGAVKFITDSIDAGNRNHGDVWVNGTGARAPGSQSPYGLWGALGTRAAKEVIGEEF; the protein is encoded by the coding sequence ATGAGAACGCAAAGGAAGCTTGGCTTCACGTTGGTGGAGCTACTGGTCGTCATCGCAATCATCGGTGTATTGGTTGGTTTATTGTTGCCCGCGGTCCAAGCGGCACGGGAAGCAGCTCGCCGCATGAGCTGCAGCAACAACTTCAAACAGATCGGACTGGCGATCCACAACTACCATTCCGCCTACAACCGAATCCCCGCCAACGGAATCGGCACGGTTTCCAACCCCAGCAGCGGCAGCGCGTGGTGGAACAGCAACGTCGCCGCCAACAACCGACGTTTGAGCACTCTGGTTGGCATCCTGCCGTTCATCGAACAGCAAGGATTGTGGGAGCAGATCAGCAACCCGATGGACATCGACAATGACGGCGTCATCGATTTCCAAGCCATGGGACCAACCCCAGACAACATCGACTACACGCCTTGGGCCACCGAACTCCCCGCGTATCGATGCCCCAGTGATCCAGGCGTCGGTTTGCCTGCGCTGGGTCGTTCGAACTATGCCGCGTGCTTGGGCGATGGATCATGGGAAACCATGGTCGGCCCTTGGGACGGTGACTTGCTGGAGCCCGTTTCCAACTATCGATTCACTCGCGCGCAAGCCGGTCACCGTGGTTTCTTTCGCCCACGAGATGCACGTGGACGCTTTCGCGATATTTTGGATGGCTTGTCGAACACCATCGCGATGGGTGAAATCGCAAGCTACCTCGGTGACCGTGACGCTCGCTTGAGCCTGCCCAATGATGGTGGAACGCTGGGTGGCAACGGTGCCGCCAACGCCGCGATTCGCGACAACCCTGGCGTCTGTGACACCTTTGTTGATCCAGAACGTCCCAGCACTTGGCTCAATGGTGCGTCTCGCGAAACGCGTGCACGCGGATTTCGCTGGGCTGACTTCAAGCAGATCTTCAATGGTTGCTTCACGATCCTTCCGCCCAACGACATTTACTGTGCACGCAACAACGGCGACGACTTGTCGAGCACCGCACCGATGTCCAGCCGTCACCAAGGCGGCGTGCACGTGTTGATGGGCGATGGAGCCGTGAAGTTCATCACCGACTCCATTGACGCAGGCAACCGAAATCATGGCGATGTCTGGGTGAACGGGACGGGAGCCCGAGCGCCCGGCAGCCAAAGCCCGTATGGATTGTGGGGAGCCCTCGGCACTCGCGCCGCCAAAGAAGTCATCGGCGAAGAATTCTGA
- a CDS encoding FG-GAP-like repeat-containing protein, translating into MIGINGFQAGTSVEPFRRAEQNWIWQITWILLSVGFVAGCRPDTNSEPPRETFATQPTISNSQPEKPSRETGQPNPSAKETPHDEWTRLQTAVAVADANRLAERQVRSGTASVDQSLSLLTRNRAFPPASWSRPGLTTRSQAMWHFDRREYDAALRCAFRSVDSDSNSSATAGPQDSQIDTDSAEWQAFHGRLLAEAQRLDELPAWLEACDDETRRHAHFWAALGIWLGSHQKHRAAVGASLQAIRMDPTDQLTVQRVGNWLHALDQENEAELFYRRARAIAETIALRDQWHQLQEVPQSPKPKRLADSQTFQVADLLAKQLMEAGRPFESFQWTLHQLDVAESILRVSTQSMQKRRLVLQKMNALSQTPDIAAILAEEHILQMQPSEFPFQPDLREVLAASVANHSSEHNDDLQEINMDASSIKLQDVAGEVGLQFRFWPREHRSRTSNAFADDLTLPTESLRMHEALGSGIGVLDFDRDGWPDLVFGQGDCDPPNLVSTSSDQLFRNLGGTFRNETQHAGYLNRRYAFGVAVGDINQDGFDDLFIANLGVNVLLINNADGTFRESTSNLGDQSVPGFEGAFTTSAAIADLNGDGLPDLFEANYVEREGLMQRLPPDENGRVPQKTPRSLFAEPDRVWLQKGSGGWRVQTIGSDVARPGTSLGLIIGNLTREGSAEPDKQFDMPQVNEVLVGNDARPNHFLRRSKEMTTWSESATVAGLANNVEGLPTACMGIAAADFDQNGGLDFFITNFSTESVSLFLKNNSGAYTDQCVRKGLSSATRPMVGFGCKAMDLNRDGWLDVCLVNGHIDDLPGEDYKMPPQCFLGRGKEASTDTSDPANRTLLDFVPAIPNDPNGYWTTPALGRVMARVDYNRDGRSDLVVNHLDKDVALLRNDSEGEGHSIRLDLIGTISERDAIGARVEVQTDAGKRFADVVAGDGYMCTDESVVEIPLGLANPETVTVHWPSGSIQQFAWDNEWTGRLMTIVEGQSFWW; encoded by the coding sequence ATGATCGGAATCAACGGTTTTCAAGCGGGGACATCGGTGGAGCCATTTCGACGCGCTGAACAAAACTGGATTTGGCAGATCACATGGATCCTTCTGTCGGTTGGATTCGTTGCCGGTTGTCGACCAGACACCAATTCGGAGCCGCCACGCGAGACATTCGCGACGCAGCCCACAATCTCAAACAGTCAACCGGAGAAGCCCTCACGAGAAACGGGTCAGCCAAATCCTTCTGCCAAGGAAACTCCGCATGACGAATGGACACGCTTGCAAACCGCGGTGGCCGTTGCCGATGCGAATCGGTTGGCTGAACGGCAAGTGCGATCCGGAACCGCAAGCGTGGATCAATCGCTGTCGCTGTTGACTCGCAATCGAGCCTTTCCTCCAGCCAGTTGGAGTCGTCCAGGCTTGACCACCCGTTCCCAAGCGATGTGGCACTTTGACCGCAGGGAATATGACGCCGCCCTGAGGTGTGCCTTTCGATCAGTGGACTCAGACTCCAACAGCTCAGCCACCGCTGGACCGCAGGATTCTCAAATCGACACCGATTCAGCCGAGTGGCAAGCTTTTCACGGGCGTTTGCTGGCGGAGGCTCAACGACTGGACGAGTTGCCAGCATGGTTGGAAGCATGCGACGACGAGACTCGGCGACACGCACACTTCTGGGCGGCTCTTGGGATTTGGTTAGGCAGCCACCAAAAACACCGTGCGGCAGTCGGAGCTTCTCTGCAAGCGATTCGAATGGACCCGACGGACCAGCTCACGGTGCAACGAGTTGGCAATTGGCTGCATGCGTTGGACCAAGAAAACGAAGCCGAACTGTTCTACCGACGAGCCCGAGCAATCGCCGAAACCATCGCCTTGCGCGACCAATGGCATCAGCTACAGGAGGTACCTCAGTCTCCAAAACCAAAACGATTGGCCGACAGCCAGACATTCCAAGTCGCGGATTTGCTTGCCAAGCAATTGATGGAAGCGGGGCGTCCCTTCGAATCCTTTCAGTGGACCCTGCATCAATTGGATGTTGCCGAAAGTATCCTCAGAGTGTCGACGCAATCGATGCAGAAACGTCGTTTGGTCTTGCAGAAAATGAACGCCCTCTCCCAAACGCCTGACATCGCGGCGATCCTGGCGGAGGAGCACATCTTGCAAATGCAACCGAGCGAGTTTCCGTTTCAACCGGACTTGCGAGAGGTGCTCGCAGCCTCCGTTGCCAACCACTCTTCCGAACACAACGACGACTTGCAGGAGATCAATATGGACGCTTCGTCGATCAAACTCCAAGACGTCGCGGGAGAAGTCGGGTTGCAATTTCGATTCTGGCCACGAGAACATCGTTCACGAACCTCAAACGCTTTCGCAGATGACCTGACGTTGCCAACCGAATCCTTGCGAATGCACGAGGCGTTGGGATCCGGAATCGGCGTGTTGGATTTCGATCGGGACGGCTGGCCTGATTTGGTGTTCGGACAAGGTGATTGCGATCCACCCAACCTCGTTTCGACGTCCAGCGATCAACTGTTCCGAAACCTGGGCGGGACGTTTCGCAACGAGACTCAGCACGCCGGCTATCTCAACCGAAGGTACGCTTTTGGTGTCGCGGTGGGAGACATCAACCAAGACGGCTTCGACGATCTGTTCATCGCGAATCTTGGCGTGAACGTTCTGTTGATCAACAACGCCGATGGAACCTTCCGGGAAAGCACGTCGAACCTCGGCGATCAAAGCGTGCCCGGGTTCGAGGGGGCCTTCACGACTTCCGCAGCGATTGCTGATTTGAATGGCGACGGGTTGCCTGATTTGTTCGAAGCCAATTACGTCGAACGCGAAGGATTGATGCAGCGATTGCCGCCCGATGAAAATGGCCGCGTGCCGCAAAAGACTCCGCGTAGCTTGTTCGCGGAGCCCGACCGAGTTTGGTTGCAAAAGGGTTCGGGAGGCTGGCGTGTGCAAACCATCGGAAGCGATGTGGCCCGGCCCGGAACATCGTTGGGGTTGATCATCGGAAACTTGACTCGCGAAGGATCGGCCGAGCCGGACAAACAATTCGACATGCCCCAGGTCAACGAAGTGTTGGTGGGCAATGACGCTCGCCCGAATCACTTTCTACGTCGATCCAAAGAAATGACGACTTGGTCCGAGAGCGCGACCGTTGCGGGACTGGCCAACAATGTGGAAGGCTTGCCCACCGCTTGCATGGGAATCGCTGCCGCCGATTTCGATCAGAACGGCGGCTTGGATTTTTTCATTACCAACTTTTCGACTGAATCTGTTTCGCTATTCCTCAAGAACAATTCGGGGGCTTACACCGATCAATGCGTTCGCAAAGGTTTGTCGTCGGCGACGCGGCCGATGGTCGGTTTCGGGTGCAAGGCAATGGACCTGAATCGCGACGGTTGGCTGGATGTTTGTTTGGTCAACGGACACATCGACGACCTGCCCGGTGAAGACTACAAGATGCCGCCGCAGTGCTTTTTGGGTCGAGGCAAGGAGGCATCCACCGACACGTCCGATCCTGCCAATCGAACGCTGCTCGATTTTGTCCCAGCGATACCGAACGACCCGAATGGCTACTGGACCACGCCCGCCTTGGGACGCGTGATGGCGCGAGTCGACTACAACCGCGACGGTCGTTCTGATTTGGTTGTCAATCACTTGGACAAAGACGTGGCTCTGCTTCGCAACGACAGCGAAGGCGAGGGGCATTCCATTCGCCTCGATCTGATCGGCACAATTTCAGAACGCGATGCGATTGGGGCTCGGGTTGAGGTGCAAACCGACGCAGGCAAACGATTCGCCGATGTTGTTGCTGGTGATGGTTACATGTGCACCGACGAGTCCGTCGTGGAGATTCCATTGGGGCTCGCCAATCCAGAGACGGTGACCGTTCATTGGCCGTCCGGGTCCATTCAACAGTTTGCATGGGACAATGAATGGACCGGTCGTCTGATGACGATCGTCGAGGGCCAATCGTTTTGGTGGTGA
- a CDS encoding outer membrane protein assembly factor BamB family protein — MSIQPVPIHPVPIQPVPPVSIRQRLSGSRSLSLCLAICFLLSFASKIQAEQGWGSFQNGGSPVTEQSLPTEWSPEENIAWTADIVGYGQSTPIIAHDQIVVTSTSGENKDNYHLTSFSTDDGEKLWQVDLTNPSPFKNSPMVSRAAPTAIATENGFVAFFEGGVLLAVSPIGETRWQRDLVAEHGKIEARHGLSASLESDGQRVFVWVERSEEPYILAINPTNGETIWKTDGLGSTSWASPRLIPVEDSHHLVCSASGKIVGLDPASGDQLWEFTGLSNNTSSTPTIVGNGKFLIGASDGRGEENAGAAAENNGLIAISRGENNAFQADFVWRAEKASCTFGSPIVAGDTAVIVNRAGVLYRLDLETGEQVSAKRTDAGGIWATPMVAGDHLYLFGYKGTTSVFSLADGKEVAENRCWEEGDDSDKTPGFGGGNVLYAGVPVGNRLLIRRGEKLFCIGK; from the coding sequence GTGTCGATCCAACCTGTGCCGATTCACCCCGTGCCGATTCAACCTGTGCCCCCCGTGTCCATCCGCCAACGTCTGAGTGGCTCACGATCGCTGAGCCTTTGCCTCGCAATTTGTTTTTTGCTGTCATTCGCTAGTAAAATCCAAGCCGAACAAGGCTGGGGCAGCTTTCAAAACGGCGGTTCGCCGGTTACGGAGCAATCGCTCCCGACCGAATGGTCGCCGGAGGAAAACATTGCCTGGACAGCCGACATCGTCGGCTACGGGCAATCGACACCGATCATTGCACACGACCAGATCGTGGTCACATCGACCAGTGGCGAAAACAAAGACAACTACCACCTGACCTCGTTCTCGACCGATGACGGCGAAAAGCTCTGGCAGGTTGATTTGACCAACCCGTCGCCTTTCAAGAATTCTCCGATGGTCAGTCGTGCCGCCCCGACCGCCATCGCGACGGAAAACGGTTTTGTCGCGTTTTTCGAAGGCGGTGTGTTGCTGGCCGTTTCGCCCATTGGCGAGACTCGATGGCAGCGAGACTTGGTCGCCGAGCACGGCAAGATCGAAGCCCGCCACGGATTGTCCGCTTCATTGGAAAGCGATGGACAACGCGTGTTCGTGTGGGTCGAACGGAGCGAAGAGCCTTACATTTTGGCCATCAACCCAACCAACGGAGAAACGATTTGGAAGACCGATGGATTGGGTTCGACGTCGTGGGCTTCACCAAGATTGATCCCTGTCGAAGACTCGCATCACTTGGTTTGCAGTGCCAGCGGGAAGATCGTTGGTTTGGATCCCGCGTCGGGTGATCAACTCTGGGAGTTCACCGGCCTTTCCAACAACACCTCTTCGACACCCACGATCGTTGGCAACGGCAAGTTTCTGATCGGTGCCTCGGACGGTCGCGGGGAAGAGAACGCCGGCGCGGCGGCGGAAAACAATGGCTTGATCGCCATCTCGCGGGGCGAAAACAATGCCTTCCAAGCCGACTTCGTTTGGCGAGCCGAAAAGGCGTCGTGCACGTTCGGCAGCCCCATCGTGGCCGGCGACACCGCCGTGATCGTCAATCGAGCCGGAGTGCTCTATCGATTGGATTTGGAAACCGGTGAACAAGTCTCGGCAAAACGCACCGACGCCGGTGGCATCTGGGCGACGCCGATGGTCGCGGGTGATCACCTGTACCTGTTTGGATACAAGGGAACGACCAGCGTGTTTTCGTTAGCGGACGGAAAAGAGGTCGCTGAAAATCGTTGCTGGGAAGAAGGCGATGACAGTGACAAAACGCCTGGATTCGGCGGCGGAAATGTGCTCTATGCGGGCGTCCCCGTGGGAAATCGCCTGCTGATCCGCCGCGGTGAGAAACTATTCTGCATCGGCAAATAA
- a CDS encoding DUF1559 domain-containing protein, whose translation MTHSRIRLTHPQRQSGFTLVELLVVIAIIGVLVGLLLPAVQAAREAARRMSCSNNFKQIGLALHNYHSAYNMLPTQMSGPHRAGVWLHSQEPAGSAWNSGNPDRNAMGTNSFLVGILPFIEQQGLWEQIANPRDNNGDGNIDVPAFGYAADSDAGNNYDPWLTEVPGFRCPSDPGKGAPARGRTNYGACMGDAFDYMTQGTWEWNLTARRGWPAERSPAATRGFFIGRTATRFRDVLDGLSNTIAAGELATDLGDLDNRTNAANYAECKTDVNFQQAYVDPQRPQFYLDTTDLSANNATGWTLRYGRGFRWHSGYPTQSMVTTVNPPNSPVCVFQTGDWFPERDGGNVAPSSRHQGGVHMLMGDGAVKFITDSIEAGNQEAPPVIWDGTGINRPGAQSPYGLWGALGTRAAKEVIDEEF comes from the coding sequence ATGACACACTCTCGTATCCGTCTGACTCACCCCCAGCGGCAAAGCGGTTTCACGCTTGTCGAATTGTTGGTGGTGATCGCGATCATCGGCGTTCTCGTTGGGCTGCTTCTGCCCGCCGTGCAAGCCGCTCGCGAAGCAGCTCGTCGCATGAGCTGCAGCAACAATTTCAAGCAGATCGGTTTGGCCCTGCATAACTACCACTCGGCCTACAACATGTTGCCAACTCAAATGTCTGGTCCTCACCGGGCAGGCGTTTGGTTGCACAGCCAGGAGCCAGCCGGCAGCGCGTGGAACAGCGGCAACCCAGATCGCAATGCGATGGGAACCAACAGCTTCCTTGTCGGCATTCTTCCCTTCATCGAGCAGCAAGGCTTGTGGGAACAAATCGCCAACCCTCGTGACAACAACGGCGATGGAAATATCGACGTCCCCGCGTTCGGTTACGCTGCCGACAGTGACGCGGGCAACAACTATGATCCTTGGTTGACCGAAGTTCCCGGGTTCCGCTGCCCCAGCGACCCTGGAAAGGGAGCGCCTGCTCGCGGCCGAACGAACTACGGTGCCTGCATGGGCGACGCGTTCGATTACATGACTCAAGGCACGTGGGAATGGAACCTGACGGCTCGTCGCGGCTGGCCTGCTGAACGTTCGCCTGCTGCGACTCGTGGTTTCTTTATCGGTCGTACCGCCACTCGCTTCCGCGACGTGCTGGATGGTTTGTCCAACACCATCGCCGCAGGTGAATTGGCGACAGACTTGGGCGACCTTGATAACCGCACCAATGCTGCGAACTACGCGGAATGCAAAACGGATGTGAACTTCCAGCAAGCGTACGTGGACCCACAGCGTCCTCAGTTCTACTTAGACACCACTGACCTCAGTGCCAACAATGCGACCGGTTGGACGTTGCGATACGGACGTGGATTCCGTTGGCACAGCGGTTACCCAACCCAGTCGATGGTCACCACCGTCAATCCTCCCAACTCGCCAGTTTGTGTTTTCCAAACGGGCGATTGGTTCCCAGAGCGTGATGGCGGTAACGTGGCACCAAGTAGTCGTCACCAAGGTGGTGTGCACATGCTGATGGGCGACGGTGCGGTCAAGTTCATCACCGACTCGATCGAAGCCGGCAACCAAGAAGCTCCTCCAGTCATTTGGGACGGCACGGGCATCAACCGCCCAGGTGCACAGAGCCCTTACGGTTTGTGGGGTGCTTTGGGGACTCGTGCAGCCAAAGAAGTGATCGACGAAGAATTCTGA
- a CDS encoding YdcF family protein, protein MLLFLAWGVVANGSFANWASRSVETPLRLDPHAAIEQRKLETPFDAVVVLGGGSYAVAPGFYELGSDGERVISAAQAYHAGATRSIIVTGSATDGYEPPTKQSRTLLRSLGVPDGIIFSIEGVNTQAEMESLADLIQTPPSALSALWEASESSSDSRTIGLITSAFHMPRAMRLSRRHQLDLEPLPCAFRAKANEKPWLASDLVPGAENLVDVGKMLKETIAKLAGQ, encoded by the coding sequence TTGTTGCTTTTTCTTGCGTGGGGAGTTGTAGCCAATGGATCGTTTGCCAATTGGGCCAGTCGGTCGGTGGAGACACCACTGAGGTTGGATCCTCACGCGGCAATCGAACAGAGAAAGCTGGAGACACCGTTTGACGCCGTTGTGGTTTTGGGTGGTGGATCCTACGCGGTCGCACCTGGATTTTATGAATTGGGCAGTGATGGTGAACGCGTCATTTCGGCTGCCCAGGCCTACCATGCGGGGGCAACGCGATCGATCATCGTCACTGGTTCCGCCACGGACGGCTACGAGCCTCCCACCAAACAATCTCGGACGCTGTTGAGGTCACTGGGGGTTCCGGACGGGATCATTTTCTCGATCGAAGGCGTCAACACACAGGCTGAAATGGAATCGCTCGCGGATCTGATTCAGACCCCACCGAGTGCCTTGTCCGCTCTTTGGGAAGCAAGCGAATCTTCATCCGACTCGCGAACGATCGGTCTGATCACCAGTGCTTTTCACATGCCGCGGGCGATGCGTCTGTCCAGACGCCATCAATTGGATTTGGAACCACTTCCGTGTGCCTTCCGCGCAAAAGCGAACGAAAAACCGTGGCTTGCATCGGACTTAGTTCCCGGAGCGGAGAATCTTGTCGATGTCGGCAAGATGCTAAAAGAAACGATCGCAAAACTGGCGGGGCAGTGA
- a CDS encoding DUF58 domain-containing protein: protein MSSSLSPETLQQIKRLDLKARMVVRGFLQGLHSSPLQGFSVQFSDHRRYSRGDDPKLIDWLVYAKTDKHYIKRFEAETNLTGYLLMDLSKSMGFRQGDSMTKFEYSTCLAAALTYLMSLQKDPVGLLTFDDKLRAILPARSRRGHLGDVLAALSGMTPEGTTELPKCLVQVAAMLKQHSLVMLFSDLLGDPEETLAALGRLRHGGHDVIVFHVMDDAEVRFPYDGPIEFEDPETGELISVDATGFRAEYLDQVEAFRETYSRGCAALRIDYVPLDTSMPFDRALTEYLQQRQARL from the coding sequence ATGAGTTCGTCGCTGTCGCCTGAAACGTTGCAGCAAATCAAGCGGCTGGACCTGAAGGCACGCATGGTGGTGCGCGGATTTTTGCAAGGATTGCACAGCAGTCCGCTGCAAGGTTTTTCCGTCCAGTTCAGTGATCACCGCCGTTATTCGCGAGGCGATGACCCGAAGCTGATCGATTGGTTAGTGTACGCCAAGACAGACAAGCACTACATCAAACGCTTCGAGGCGGAGACCAATCTGACGGGTTACCTGTTGATGGACTTGTCGAAATCGATGGGGTTTCGCCAAGGCGACTCGATGACCAAGTTTGAATATTCCACTTGTTTGGCCGCCGCACTGACCTATTTGATGTCGCTGCAAAAAGACCCCGTGGGTTTGCTGACGTTCGACGACAAATTGCGAGCGATCCTGCCGGCACGCAGTCGGCGAGGGCACTTGGGGGATGTTTTGGCGGCGTTGTCAGGCATGACTCCCGAAGGAACAACCGAGCTACCCAAGTGCTTGGTTCAAGTCGCCGCGATGCTGAAACAACACAGCTTGGTGATGCTGTTTTCCGATTTGTTGGGTGACCCGGAGGAAACACTAGCGGCGCTGGGACGACTTCGTCACGGCGGACACGACGTGATTGTTTTTCATGTGATGGACGACGCGGAGGTCCGTTTTCCATACGACGGTCCAATCGAATTTGAAGACCCTGAAACCGGCGAGTTGATCAGCGTGGATGCCACCGGGTTTCGAGCCGAGTACCTGGATCAAGTCGAAGCGTTTCGCGAAACCTATTCGCGTGGATGTGCCGCCCTGCGAATTGACTATGTTCCGCTCGACACCAGCATGCCGTTTGACCGGGCTCTCACCGAGTACCTGCAACAAAGACAAGCAAGGCTCTGA
- a CDS encoding AraC family transcriptional regulator: protein MKTNHRPRIALLVEVSRAYGREMLRGISLYARTQADWSLLHEEMTLDSGVPNWISRTRVDGVIARVDQHTIEPLRQLRVPVVDVRCNRKFTGVPQVEADNQRVSQMAFEHLWERGFRRFAFCGFRFAKYSDERLAAFRELVRAAKCEFTEYQSPGAPGVALTELERAGVVEQESLAQWLSTLKRPTGLFVCNDIRGQQVLNACRIANIAVPDDVGVIGVDDDDTLCSICDPTLSSVRPDAEGAGYRAAEILDGMLAGQKPARDTERIAPLSVTERLSTKVVAVEDAELARVCRYIRHNACSGINVGDVVEITSLSRRQLERRFRDVLGHTPHHQITMTQVARVKQLLIDTDMTLEQIAPMAGYTHKESLGAVFKRETGQAPGEFRTEHRKASSTQPTSVNQTEG from the coding sequence TTGAAGACCAACCACCGACCCAGAATCGCTTTGCTGGTCGAAGTGTCGCGAGCGTACGGTCGCGAAATGTTGCGGGGCATTTCGTTGTATGCCCGCACTCAAGCGGATTGGTCCTTGCTGCACGAGGAGATGACGCTGGATTCGGGCGTGCCGAATTGGATCTCACGCACCCGAGTTGACGGCGTGATCGCTCGAGTCGATCAACACACGATCGAACCCTTGCGACAGCTTCGCGTGCCCGTCGTCGATGTGCGTTGCAATCGCAAGTTCACGGGCGTGCCTCAAGTCGAAGCGGACAATCAACGCGTTTCGCAAATGGCGTTTGAACATTTGTGGGAACGCGGCTTTCGGCGTTTTGCATTTTGCGGCTTTCGGTTTGCAAAGTATTCGGATGAGCGGTTGGCCGCGTTTCGTGAATTGGTTCGCGCCGCGAAGTGTGAGTTCACGGAGTATCAATCGCCCGGTGCTCCCGGTGTGGCGCTCACTGAACTGGAACGAGCCGGCGTGGTCGAGCAAGAATCTCTGGCGCAGTGGTTGTCCACGCTCAAGCGACCCACCGGTTTGTTCGTATGCAACGACATTCGCGGGCAGCAGGTCTTGAATGCATGTCGTATCGCCAACATCGCGGTGCCGGATGATGTCGGGGTCATCGGCGTGGATGACGATGACACGCTTTGCTCCATTTGCGATCCGACGTTGTCAAGCGTTCGTCCTGATGCGGAAGGTGCCGGCTACCGCGCGGCGGAAATTTTGGATGGTATGCTCGCTGGACAGAAGCCGGCCCGTGACACCGAACGCATCGCGCCGCTGTCGGTGACCGAGCGTTTGTCGACCAAAGTCGTCGCGGTGGAGGATGCGGAGCTCGCGAGGGTGTGCCGCTACATTCGCCACAACGCGTGCAGCGGTATCAACGTGGGGGATGTTGTTGAGATCACCTCGCTGTCGCGCCGACAATTGGAGCGACGCTTTCGAGACGTGCTCGGTCACACCCCGCATCATCAAATCACGATGACACAAGTCGCTCGGGTCAAGCAACTGCTGATTGACACGGATATGACGCTGGAGCAGATCGCCCCCATGGCCGGCTACACGCACAAGGAAAGTCTCGGTGCCGTGTTCAAACGAGAAACCGGCCAAGCCCCGGGTGAGTTCCGCACCGAACATCGCAAGGCATCCTCCACGCAACCAACCAGCGTCAATCAAACCGAAGGTTAG
- a CDS encoding ABC transporter ATP-binding protein has product MLRVSDLTKSYPTAGEPLSVLRGVQLELAPGESAAIVGPSGSGKTTLLQILGTLDEPDSGSVTIQGEDPFALGPKERAAYRNQTIGFIFQDHHLLPQLSVTENVLIPALASGKPSSDDVTRAGTLIDAVGLSHRAGHLPRELSGGERERVAIARALLMQPAVLLADEPTGNLDAKTAKTITELLLRLQAEQNTVLVTVTHSLTLADDMHQRYELVDGQLVQRERFGITA; this is encoded by the coding sequence GTGTTGCGAGTATCCGATCTCACCAAATCCTATCCCACCGCAGGAGAACCGCTGTCGGTGCTTCGCGGCGTTCAGTTGGAGCTGGCTCCGGGGGAGTCCGCCGCGATCGTGGGCCCCAGCGGTAGCGGTAAAACAACGCTGTTGCAAATTCTCGGCACCTTGGACGAACCGGATTCGGGCAGCGTGACCATTCAGGGCGAAGATCCGTTCGCATTGGGACCGAAAGAACGAGCCGCGTATCGCAATCAAACCATCGGTTTCATCTTTCAAGATCATCATCTGTTGCCACAATTGTCGGTCACGGAAAACGTGCTGATCCCAGCACTCGCCAGTGGCAAACCGAGCTCCGATGACGTCACGCGAGCCGGAACGTTGATTGATGCGGTTGGATTGTCGCATCGCGCCGGGCATTTGCCTCGCGAGTTATCAGGCGGCGAACGAGAACGGGTGGCCATCGCTCGCGCGTTGTTAATGCAACCGGCGGTGTTGTTGGCGGATGAACCAACGGGAAATCTGGATGCGAAAACCGCCAAAACCATCACCGAGTTGTTGCTGCGTTTGCAGGCCGAACAGAACACGGTCCTCGTCACGGTGACTCACTCGTTGACCTTGGCCGATGACATGCATCAACGCTATGAACTGGTCGATGGCCAATTGGTCCAACGGGAACGATTCGGGATCACCGCATGA